The following proteins come from a genomic window of Lachnoclostridium phytofermentans ISDg:
- a CDS encoding response regulator transcription factor, whose protein sequence is MATEVKALIYIVEDDRNIREIEGYALRNSGFEVEVFETGEELYRALEKEIPELILLDVMLPNEDGLSILSNVRKDSKTENIPIMMVTAKTTEMDKVKGLDLGADDYITKPFGIMELVSRVKALLRRAGGNGQNVGALSFHDVSLHVEKHSVTVDGESCELTYKEFELLRYLLENQGIVLSRDRIMERVWGFDYEGESRTVDMHIKTLRHKLGAGGDIIKTVRNVGYKIGD, encoded by the coding sequence ATGGCTACGGAGGTAAAAGCATTGATCTATATTGTGGAAGATGATAGAAATATTCGAGAAATCGAAGGGTACGCACTAAGGAATAGCGGATTTGAAGTGGAAGTTTTTGAAACCGGAGAAGAGTTATATAGGGCTTTGGAAAAAGAAATTCCAGAATTAATTTTACTAGATGTTATGCTACCAAATGAAGATGGGCTTAGTATTCTTTCTAATGTAAGAAAGGATTCAAAGACCGAAAATATTCCTATCATGATGGTAACAGCAAAAACCACGGAGATGGATAAGGTCAAGGGATTAGATCTTGGTGCTGATGATTATATTACGAAACCATTTGGTATCATGGAATTAGTTTCAAGGGTAAAGGCATTACTACGCCGTGCTGGAGGAAATGGTCAAAATGTAGGCGCTCTTAGCTTTCATGATGTATCCTTGCATGTGGAAAAACATAGCGTGACAGTAGATGGTGAAAGCTGTGAACTCACTTATAAGGAATTTGAACTCCTTCGATACCTTCTAGAGAACCAAGGAATTGTTTTATCCAGGGATCGAATTATGGAACGTGTATGGGGTTTTGATTACGAGGGAGAAAGCAGAACGGTAGATATGCACATAAAAACGTTACGACATAAGTTAGGAGCTGGTGGTGACATTATAAAAACTGTCCGTAACGTTGGGTATAAAATAGGGGACTAA
- a CDS encoding Na/Pi cotransporter family protein has translation MDIFSLFTLLGGLAFFLYGMNVMGVGLDKVAGGRLERLLEKLTSSPIKSVALGTFVTAIIQSSSATTVMVVGFVNSGIMNLRQAIGVIMGANLGTTATAWILSLAGLQGDSFFVKLLKPSSFAPILAIIGIFLIMVAKKEKKKDVGSIMIGFALLMFGMDVMSGAVKPLADVPEFKNILTMFSNPILGVLTGAIFTAVIQSSSASVGILQALSMTGGITFGSAIPIIMGQNIGTCITAILSSIGAKKNAKRAALVHLYFNLIGTIIFLIVFYSIQYTIGFSFINNSVDAMSIAIVHTTFNLLTTAILLPFARGLEKLACMTLKDDKDTTNTEDTINGLDERFLASPGYAVDQCSEVTKQMAELAKDTILSSIHLLTKYDDKISASIMDNENRVDKYEDVLGTYLVKLSSKELSLSNSNSVSMFLHSIGDLERISDHAVNILDLAKEINQKSINFSKDAQDGLNVMTNAVIDILNMTIKAFVTDDLELAKQIEPLEEVIDLLRKELKDRHIRRLQKGQCTTELGFVYTDILTNFERVSDHCSNIAVSMLQLNENSFDTHEYLHDVKFKGERYFTEQFEANKKIYALPEVNE, from the coding sequence ATGGATATTTTTTCATTATTTACCCTATTAGGCGGATTAGCATTTTTTCTCTATGGTATGAATGTTATGGGCGTCGGATTGGATAAGGTTGCAGGTGGTCGCTTAGAGAGATTATTAGAAAAATTAACCTCTAGCCCAATTAAATCTGTAGCACTTGGTACTTTTGTTACCGCTATCATTCAATCTTCTTCTGCTACCACCGTTATGGTTGTAGGATTTGTCAACTCTGGCATAATGAATTTAAGACAAGCAATCGGCGTCATCATGGGTGCAAACCTTGGTACAACGGCTACTGCTTGGATATTAAGTCTTGCTGGTTTACAAGGTGACAGTTTTTTTGTAAAATTGTTAAAACCTTCTTCGTTTGCACCAATCCTTGCAATTATTGGAATTTTCTTAATTATGGTTGCAAAGAAGGAAAAGAAAAAAGATGTCGGAAGTATTATGATTGGATTTGCTTTGCTAATGTTTGGTATGGATGTTATGAGCGGTGCTGTAAAACCTTTAGCAGATGTTCCAGAATTCAAAAACATATTAACTATGTTTTCGAATCCAATCCTTGGAGTATTAACAGGTGCAATCTTTACAGCTGTCATCCAAAGTTCCTCTGCATCAGTAGGTATCCTACAGGCACTTTCCATGACAGGCGGAATCACATTTGGTTCAGCTATCCCAATTATTATGGGTCAAAATATTGGAACTTGTATTACAGCTATACTTTCTAGTATCGGTGCCAAAAAGAATGCGAAACGTGCCGCATTAGTACACCTTTACTTTAACTTAATTGGTACAATAATATTCTTAATTGTATTTTACAGTATTCAGTATACCATAGGATTTTCTTTTATTAATAACTCCGTAGATGCAATGTCTATCGCTATTGTTCATACAACGTTTAACTTATTAACTACTGCGATATTACTTCCATTTGCTAGAGGACTTGAGAAGTTAGCATGTATGACATTAAAAGATGATAAAGACACTACTAATACCGAAGACACAATCAATGGACTTGATGAGCGTTTTTTAGCATCTCCTGGTTATGCTGTTGATCAGTGTAGCGAAGTAACAAAACAAATGGCTGAGCTAGCGAAGGATACTATTCTTTCTTCTATTCATCTACTTACAAAGTATGATGATAAAATAAGCGCTTCTATTATGGATAACGAGAACAGAGTTGATAAATATGAGGACGTGCTTGGAACTTATCTTGTTAAATTAAGTAGCAAAGAACTGTCCCTAAGTAATAGTAATTCAGTTTCTATGTTTTTACACTCCATTGGCGATTTAGAACGTATTAGTGACCATGCAGTAAATATCCTAGATCTTGCTAAGGAGATTAATCAAAAATCAATTAATTTCTCTAAAGATGCACAAGATGGATTAAACGTAATGACAAACGCTGTGATTGATATCTTAAATATGACAATAAAAGCGTTTGTTACCGATGACCTTGAATTAGCTAAGCAAATTGAGCCACTAGAAGAAGTGATAGACCTCTTAAGAAAAGAACTGAAAGATCGCCATATCAGAAGACTTCAAAAAGGACAGTGTACAACAGAACTTGGTTTCGTTTATACCGATATTTTAACAAATTTCGAACGTGTATCTGACCACTGTTCTAACATAGCAGTAAGTATGCTTCAGTTAAATGAAAACAGCTTTGATACCCATGAATATCTTCATGATGTAAAATTTAAGGGAGAGCGTTATTTTACAGAACAATTTGAAGCAAACAAGAAAATATATGCTTTACCAGAGGTAAATGAGTAA
- a CDS encoding HD domain-containing protein encodes MITFEKISKNEAVNTYIKKADETLIALGYTEHSFAHVRKVAFTARDILLALGYSEREAELAQIAGYLHDIGNVINRVDHAQSGAVMAFRILDKMGASADDIATIITAIGNHDESTAFPVNPVSAALILADKTDVRDTRVRNQDIASFDIHDRVNYSVKKAETTINEEKTIIELKLMVDTSICAVMDYFEIFMGRMLLCRKAAEKLDLKFQLVINEQKLM; translated from the coding sequence GTGATTACATTTGAAAAGATATCAAAAAATGAAGCGGTAAATACGTATATAAAAAAGGCTGATGAAACTTTGATTGCACTTGGATATACAGAGCATAGTTTTGCACATGTAAGAAAAGTAGCATTTACAGCAAGAGATATATTATTAGCACTTGGATACTCAGAGCGTGAAGCGGAACTAGCTCAGATTGCTGGATATCTGCATGATATTGGCAATGTCATTAATCGTGTTGATCATGCACAAAGCGGTGCGGTTATGGCATTCCGAATTCTTGATAAGATGGGAGCAAGTGCAGATGATATTGCAACAATTATTACAGCAATAGGAAATCATGATGAGTCTACAGCATTTCCTGTGAATCCAGTTTCTGCTGCTTTAATCTTAGCTGATAAAACAGATGTTAGGGATACGAGAGTGCGCAATCAAGATATCGCAAGCTTTGACATTCATGATCGTGTCAATTATTCTGTTAAAAAAGCAGAAACAACGATCAATGAAGAAAAGACCATTATTGAATTAAAATTAATGGTAGATACTTCGATTTGTGCTGTGATGGATTATTTTGAGATATTCATGGGAAGAATGCTTTTATGCAGGAAGGCAGCTGAAAAGTTAGATTTAAAATTTCAACTTGTCATAAACGAGCAAAAACTAATGTAG
- the pflB gene encoding formate C-acetyltransferase has product MKQEWEGFKQGRWITSVNVRDFIQNNYTMYDGDESFLAGPTEATNKLWAQVMELSKQESEKGGVLDMDTKIVSTIVSHGPGYLDKDIETIVGFQTDKPFKRSLQVFGGIRMAQSACHEYGYEVDEEVARIFTDYRKTHNQGVFDAYTDEMKLARKSAIITGLPDAYGRGRIIGDYRRVALYGTDLLIEDKKEQLTTSLKRMTSDNIRLREELAEQIRALKELAKLGEIYGYDITKPAINAKEAIQWLYFGYLAAVKEQNGAAMSLGRTSTFLDIYIQRDLDNGVITEKEAQEYIDHFIMKLRLVKFARTPEYNALFSGDPTWVTESIAGIGTDGRHMVTKTSFRYLHTLDNLGTAPEPNMTVLWSTRLPRLFKEYCAKMSIKSSSIQYENDDIMRPTHGDDYAIACCVSSMKIGKEMQFFGARANLAKCLLYAINGGVDEVLKIQVGPKYRPVEGEYLNYEDVMSKYKDMMEWLAELYVNTLNVIHYMHDKYSYERIQMALHDREVKRYFATGIAGLSVVADSLSAIKYAKVKVIRDENGVVTDYEIEGDYPKYGNNDDRVDDIAVQLVHDFMNMIRKHHTYRDGYPTMSILTITSNVVYGKKTGNTPDGRKKGEPLAPGANPMHRRDTHGAAASLASVAKLPFRDAQDGISNTFSIVPGALGKNDVLFAGDLDLDDMSEN; this is encoded by the coding sequence ATGAAACAGGAATGGGAAGGTTTTAAACAAGGTAGATGGATCACTTCAGTAAATGTTCGAGACTTCATACAGAACAATTACACAATGTATGATGGTGATGAATCCTTTTTAGCAGGTCCAACCGAAGCCACCAATAAACTATGGGCCCAGGTTATGGAGCTTTCAAAGCAGGAAAGTGAGAAAGGTGGAGTCCTTGATATGGACACCAAGATAGTATCTACTATTGTTTCTCACGGTCCTGGTTATTTAGATAAAGATATTGAAACAATTGTTGGTTTTCAGACCGATAAGCCATTTAAGAGATCACTACAGGTCTTTGGTGGTATTCGTATGGCACAGAGTGCTTGCCATGAATATGGATATGAGGTAGACGAAGAGGTAGCACGTATTTTTACAGACTACCGCAAGACACATAATCAAGGTGTATTTGATGCATACACTGACGAAATGAAGCTCGCTAGAAAATCAGCAATCATTACTGGTTTGCCTGATGCTTATGGTAGAGGTAGAATTATTGGCGATTACCGTCGAGTGGCACTTTACGGTACTGATTTACTTATTGAAGACAAGAAAGAACAACTTACAACTTCCTTAAAGAGAATGACTAGTGATAATATTCGCTTAAGAGAAGAATTAGCAGAACAAATTCGTGCATTAAAAGAATTAGCGAAGCTTGGTGAAATCTATGGTTACGATATTACGAAGCCAGCAATAAATGCAAAGGAAGCAATTCAGTGGCTTTACTTTGGATATCTTGCAGCGGTAAAAGAGCAAAACGGTGCTGCAATGAGCTTAGGCCGTACTTCTACATTCCTTGATATTTATATCCAGAGAGATTTAGATAATGGTGTTATCACAGAAAAAGAAGCACAAGAGTATATCGATCATTTTATTATGAAACTTCGTCTAGTGAAGTTTGCAAGAACTCCAGAATACAATGCCTTATTCTCCGGTGACCCTACTTGGGTAACAGAAAGTATCGCTGGGATTGGTACAGATGGACGCCATATGGTAACAAAGACATCCTTCCGTTACCTTCATACGTTAGACAACCTTGGAACTGCTCCAGAACCAAACATGACAGTTCTATGGTCAACTAGATTACCAAGATTATTTAAAGAGTACTGTGCTAAGATGTCAATTAAGTCATCCTCTATTCAATACGAAAATGATGATATCATGCGTCCAACTCATGGTGATGATTATGCAATTGCTTGTTGTGTATCCTCTATGAAAATTGGTAAAGAGATGCAGTTCTTTGGAGCACGTGCAAATCTTGCTAAGTGTCTTCTTTACGCAATCAATGGTGGTGTAGATGAAGTTCTTAAAATTCAGGTTGGTCCAAAGTACCGTCCAGTTGAGGGTGAATACCTTAATTATGAGGACGTAATGTCGAAATACAAAGATATGATGGAGTGGCTAGCAGAACTTTATGTGAATACTTTAAATGTAATCCACTACATGCATGATAAATATAGCTATGAAAGAATTCAAATGGCACTTCATGATCGTGAAGTAAAACGTTACTTTGCAACTGGTATTGCGGGTCTTTCTGTTGTAGCGGACTCTTTAAGTGCAATTAAGTATGCTAAGGTAAAAGTAATTCGTGATGAGAATGGCGTTGTAACCGATTACGAAATTGAAGGTGATTATCCAAAGTACGGCAACAATGATGATCGTGTAGACGATATCGCTGTACAGTTAGTGCATGACTTTATGAACATGATTCGCAAGCATCATACTTATCGTGATGGATACCCAACGATGTCAATCTTAACGATAACTTCTAATGTAGTTTATGGAAAGAAGACAGGTAATACTCCAGACGGACGTAAGAAGGGTGAACCATTAGCACCAGGTGCTAACCCAATGCATCGTCGTGATACTCATGGTGCAGCAGCGTCCCTAGCATCGGTAGCAAAGCTTCCATTCCGTGATGCGCAGGATGGTATTTCTAATACGTTCTCTATTGTACCAGGAGCATTAGGTAAGAATGATGTGTTATTTGCTGGAGACTTAGATTTAGACGATATGTCTGAGAACTAA
- a CDS encoding sensor histidine kinase gives MSMKKRITVQLCVVGGIAIVVTSMLAMFVYSMIFQRQIFSDLETNLKVMEVLFEDGNFEKGIQVPSKDLLRVTLINREGEVLYDSDANSIHMENHKERPEIVEALEEGIGKDIRVSTIGKNTYYYAKLIREDYVLRVAKDANGMIALFYEALPILLVGAVVLLFICSIVAHYLTKRIIRPIENMAEELSQITEFSEKIPYEELIPFATMIKDQHSSIHNQLKDLEHSEKIRQEFTANVSHELKTPLTAITGYSELIEEGIATPEDTIRFSKEIRKNATRLLHLINDIIELSELDSVDEEIIKEELDLYEIAKNCVDTLKITAKNHEVELKLIGNPVFLYANKIMMEELITNLCDNAIRYNKKGGTVKVVTYSVDDKVVLTVEDTGIGIPKEHSVRVFERFYRVDKSRSKQTGGTGLGLAIVKHIVAKHDAKITLKSEVMVGTTITIEFPSMNK, from the coding sequence ATGAGTATGAAAAAAAGGATAACGGTACAGTTATGTGTAGTAGGCGGCATTGCCATTGTAGTCACCTCAATGCTTGCAATGTTTGTCTACTCTATGATATTTCAGAGACAAATCTTTAGTGATTTAGAAACAAACCTTAAGGTTATGGAAGTTTTGTTTGAAGACGGAAATTTTGAGAAAGGCATCCAGGTTCCATCAAAAGATTTGCTCCGAGTGACACTCATAAATCGTGAGGGAGAGGTCTTATATGATAGTGATGCTAATTCCATACATATGGAAAATCACAAAGAGCGTCCAGAGATTGTAGAAGCATTAGAAGAAGGCATTGGAAAAGATATCCGAGTATCTACGATAGGGAAGAATACTTACTATTATGCTAAACTAATAAGGGAAGACTACGTATTACGAGTTGCCAAAGATGCGAATGGAATGATTGCTTTATTTTATGAAGCCTTGCCAATCCTATTAGTTGGTGCTGTAGTACTTTTATTTATTTGTTCCATTGTGGCTCATTATCTTACAAAACGTATTATTCGCCCAATTGAAAACATGGCTGAAGAATTGTCGCAAATTACGGAGTTCAGTGAAAAGATTCCTTATGAAGAGTTAATACCATTTGCTACGATGATAAAGGATCAGCATAGTAGTATTCATAATCAGTTAAAGGATTTGGAACACAGTGAAAAAATTCGTCAGGAATTTACTGCGAATGTATCACATGAATTAAAGACTCCGCTAACCGCTATCACTGGATATTCTGAGCTAATTGAAGAAGGTATAGCTACACCTGAGGATACCATACGCTTTTCAAAAGAAATCCGAAAGAATGCTACCAGGTTACTTCATCTCATCAATGATATCATCGAGTTGTCAGAGCTTGATAGTGTAGATGAGGAGATTATTAAGGAAGAGTTAGACTTATATGAGATAGCAAAAAACTGTGTTGATACTCTTAAGATAACTGCAAAAAATCATGAGGTAGAGCTAAAACTGATTGGTAATCCGGTATTTCTATATGCTAATAAAATTATGATGGAAGAGTTAATAACGAATCTTTGTGATAATGCAATTCGGTATAATAAAAAGGGTGGTACTGTCAAGGTAGTTACTTATTCCGTAGATGATAAAGTAGTCCTTACGGTAGAGGACACTGGAATTGGAATTCCTAAAGAACATTCTGTTCGTGTATTCGAACGTTTTTATCGAGTAGATAAAAGTCGATCGAAGCAAACTGGAGGAACAGGGCTCGGGCTTGCGATTGTAAAGCATATCGTTGCGAAGCATGATGCAAAGATTACATTAAAAAGTGAAGTGATGGTAGGAACTACGATTACAATAGAGTTTCCATCGATGAATAAATAA
- a CDS encoding DUF1846 domain-containing protein, whose amino-acid sequence MKVGFDNQKYLKMQSEHIRERISKFDNKLYLEFGGKLFDDYHASRVLPGFEPDSKLKMLLELKDQAEIVIVISAIDIEKSKVRGDLGITYDSDVLRLIDAFQSKGLYVGSVTITQYSGQSSADLFKSKLEALGVKVYLHYIIPGYPNNISLILSEDGYGKNEFIQTTRPLVVITAPGPGSGKMATCLSQLYHEHKRGVRAGYAKFETFPIWNLSLKHPVNVAYEAATADLNDVNMIDPCHLEAYGVTAVNYNRDVEIFPVLKAIFLRIDEHCPYKSPTDMGVNMVGNCIIDDQACRDASKQEILRRYYQTLCNVINGTSDGDEVYKLELLLNQVSVSAEDRPVIKAANDLADLNKSPAVAMQLADESIITGKTSELLGASAAVLLNALKALAGIPHETHVISPLAIGPIQQLKTQYLGSSNPRLHTDEVLIALSISAKEDENARKAMEQLPHLKGCEVHTSVILSEVDRKVFHKLGVHLTSEPTYENKKLFH is encoded by the coding sequence ATGAAAGTCGGATTTGACAATCAAAAGTATTTAAAGATGCAATCGGAGCATATTCGGGAAAGGATCAGTAAGTTTGATAACAAACTTTATTTGGAGTTTGGAGGTAAACTATTTGATGATTATCACGCATCCCGCGTATTACCAGGTTTTGAACCAGACAGTAAACTAAAGATGCTTCTGGAACTAAAAGATCAAGCAGAGATTGTAATCGTAATTAGTGCCATTGATATAGAGAAGAGTAAGGTTCGAGGAGACTTAGGAATTACTTACGATTCGGATGTACTCCGACTTATTGACGCTTTCCAGAGCAAGGGATTATATGTTGGCAGTGTAACTATCACTCAGTATTCTGGTCAAAGCAGTGCGGATCTTTTTAAATCAAAACTAGAAGCATTGGGAGTTAAAGTGTACCTTCACTATATTATCCCCGGGTATCCAAACAATATTTCACTGATATTAAGTGAAGATGGTTATGGTAAAAATGAATTCATTCAAACAACAAGACCACTTGTAGTAATTACAGCTCCAGGTCCTGGAAGCGGTAAGATGGCTACTTGTCTTTCTCAACTCTATCATGAGCACAAACGCGGCGTACGTGCTGGTTACGCTAAATTCGAGACTTTCCCAATCTGGAACCTTTCCTTAAAACATCCAGTTAATGTTGCATATGAAGCAGCCACTGCTGATCTTAATGACGTTAATATGATTGATCCATGTCATCTAGAAGCGTATGGAGTAACTGCGGTTAATTATAATCGCGATGTTGAAATTTTTCCAGTTCTGAAAGCAATTTTCTTAAGGATTGATGAGCATTGTCCTTACAAATCCCCAACTGACATGGGTGTAAATATGGTTGGTAACTGCATCATTGATGATCAGGCATGTCGAGATGCTTCCAAACAAGAAATCCTTCGAAGATATTACCAGACACTTTGCAATGTTATTAATGGTACCAGCGACGGTGATGAGGTATATAAGCTAGAACTTCTATTAAATCAGGTAAGTGTATCTGCAGAAGATCGTCCTGTAATTAAAGCTGCAAATGATTTAGCTGACCTTAATAAATCTCCAGCAGTTGCAATGCAGTTAGCAGACGAAAGCATAATTACCGGTAAAACAAGCGAATTACTAGGTGCTTCTGCTGCTGTGTTACTAAATGCTTTAAAAGCTCTTGCAGGAATTCCTCATGAAACTCATGTTATTTCACCACTTGCCATTGGACCGATCCAACAATTAAAAACCCAGTATCTCGGAAGTTCTAATCCAAGACTTCATACCGATGAAGTCCTAATAGCGCTTTCCATCAGTGCGAAAGAGGATGAGAACGCTAGAAAAGCGATGGAACAACTTCCTCATCTAAAAGGTTGTGAAGTTCATACAAGCGTTATTTTATCAGAAGTCGACCGAAAAGTATTTCATAAATTAGGAGTACACTTAACTTCTGAACCAACCTACGAGAATAAGAAATTATTCCATTAA